The following are encoded in a window of Pagrus major chromosome 14, Pma_NU_1.0 genomic DNA:
- the mrpl42 gene encoding large ribosomal subunit protein mL42 — protein sequence MASGHLCKLHSLLTRLSSGTTLRNAQTCLVSMRQKSTITGPSLDGSNVEIGVTSDGKTIVCYHPTVDIPYELTQPIERPDLLTNQAETHDQVLKAHLSKEVLKDKEGPTIEELSKMFYTTKHRWYPVGQYHNRRRKKDPPKDR from the exons ATGGCGTCGGGTCATTTGTGTAAACTACACAGCCTCTTAACGAGACTTTCTAGTGGCACCACACTGCGAAATGCACAAA CATGTTTGGTGTCAATGCGACAGAAGTCAACCATCACTGGTCCTTCACTTGATGGCAG TAATGTGGAAATCGGTGTGACGTCAGACGGGAAAACCATCGTGTGCTACCATCCCACTGTCGACATTCCCTACGAGCTCACCCAG CCAATAGAACGACCGGACCTCCTGACCAACCAGGCTGAGACCCACGACCAGGTTTTAAAGGCCCACCTGAGCAAGGAGGTGCTGAAGGACAAAGAGGGGCCGACTATCGAGGAGCTGAGCAAGATGTTTTACACCACCAAACACCGCTGGTATCCAGTCGGACA GTACCACAACAGACGCAGAAAGAAGGATCCTCCAAAGGACAGATAG
- the ube2nb gene encoding ubiquitin-conjugating enzyme E2Nb isoform X2, whose product MAGLPRRIIKETQRLIAEPVPGIVATPDEGNARYFHVVISGPQDSPFEGGTFKLELFLPEEYPMAAPKVRFMTKIYHPNVDKLGRICLDILKDKWSPALQIRTVLLSIQALLSAPNPDDPLANDVAEQWKKNESTAIETARAWTRLYAGNTEV is encoded by the exons ATGGCCGGTTTGCCTCGTAGGATTATTAAG GAGACACAGCGGTTGATCGCAGAGCCTGTTCCAGGGATCGTGGCTACGCCCGATGAAGGGAATGCACGTTACTTCCATGTGGTCATTTCAGGGCCTCAAGACTCTCCTTTTGAAGGAGGCACATTTAAACTTGAACTATTTCTTCCAGAAGAGTATCCCATGGCAGCTCCCAAAGTGCGATTCATGACCAAAATCTACCACCCCAATGTTGACAAACTGGGAAGAATATGTTTAGACATTTTGAAAG ATAAGTGGTCTCCAGCCCTGCAGATCCGTACAGTGTTGCTATCTATCCAGGCATTATTAAGTGCTCCCAATCCAGATGATCCCCTGGCAAACGATGTTGCAGAGCAGTGGAAGAAAAACGAAAGCACTGCCATCGAGACAG CCCGAGCATGGACCAGGCTCTACGCGGGAAACACTGAAGTATAG
- the ube2nb gene encoding ubiquitin-conjugating enzyme E2Nb isoform X1, with product MAGLPRRIIKETQRLIAEPVPGIVATPDEGNARYFHVVISGPQDSPFEGGTFKLELFLPEEYPMAAPKVRFMTKIYHPNVDKLGRICLDILKDKWSPALQIRTVLLSIQALLSAPNPDDPLANDVAEQWKKNESTAIETARAWTRRFAFASRSPYSRPLPSMDQALRGKH from the exons ATGGCCGGTTTGCCTCGTAGGATTATTAAG GAGACACAGCGGTTGATCGCAGAGCCTGTTCCAGGGATCGTGGCTACGCCCGATGAAGGGAATGCACGTTACTTCCATGTGGTCATTTCAGGGCCTCAAGACTCTCCTTTTGAAGGAGGCACATTTAAACTTGAACTATTTCTTCCAGAAGAGTATCCCATGGCAGCTCCCAAAGTGCGATTCATGACCAAAATCTACCACCCCAATGTTGACAAACTGGGAAGAATATGTTTAGACATTTTGAAAG ATAAGTGGTCTCCAGCCCTGCAGATCCGTACAGTGTTGCTATCTATCCAGGCATTATTAAGTGCTCCCAATCCAGATGATCCCCTGGCAAACGATGTTGCAGAGCAGTGGAAGAAAAACGAAAGCACTGCCATCGAGACAG ccCGAGCATGGACCAGGCGCTTCGCATTCGCATCGAGGTCTCCATATAGTAGACCACT CCCGAGCATGGACCAGGCTCTACGCGGGAAACACTGA